From Microcaecilia unicolor chromosome 11, aMicUni1.1, whole genome shotgun sequence, the proteins below share one genomic window:
- the EIF3K gene encoding eukaryotic translation initiation factor 3 subunit K has protein sequence MASFEQMRANVGKLLKGIDRYNPENLATLERYVETQSKENAYDLEANLAVLKLYQFNPAFFQTTVTAQILLKALTNLPHTDFTLCKCMIDQTHQEERPIRQILYLGDLLETCHFQSFWQALDENLDLLDGVMGFEDSVRKFICHVVGITYQHIDRWLLAEMLGDLTESQLRVWMSKYGWTETDSGKIFICSQEENIKPKNIVEKIDFESVSSIMASSQ, from the exons ATGGCTTCCTTTGAGCAGATGCGGGCTAACGTGGGCAAATTACTTAAGGGAATTGACAG GTATAACCCCGAGAATCTGGCTACTCTGGAACGCTATGTGGAAACTCAGTCCAAGGAAAATGCTTATGATCTGGAAGCCAACTTGGCGGTCTTGAAACT GTATCAGTTTAACCCTGCTTTCTTCCAAACAACTGTAACAGCTCAAATTCTGTTGAAAGCACTGACAAACCTTCCCCACACTGACTTCACACTTTGTAAATGTATGATTGACCAGACTCAT CAAGAAGAGAGGCCCATTAGGCAGATCTTGTACCTGGGAGATCTTCTAGAGACGTGTCATTTCCAGTCATTCTGG CAAGCGCTGGATGAGAACCTGGACCTGCTGGATGGGGTGATGGGCTTTGAAGATTCTGTCAGAAAGT TTATCTGCCACGTGGTGGGGATCACATATCAGCACATTGATCGGTGGCTTTTGGCAGAGATGCTGGGCGATCTGACAG AATCCCAGCTCAGAGTGTGGATGAGCAAATACGGCTGGACAGAAACAGACAGTGGAAAGATTTTTATCTGCAGCCAGGAAGAGAATATCAAGCCCAAGAATATTGTAGAAAAGATTGATTTTGAAA GTGTATCCAGCATCATGGCATCTTCACAGTGA